Proteins encoded within one genomic window of Cucumis sativus cultivar 9930 chromosome 3, Cucumber_9930_V3, whole genome shotgun sequence:
- the LOC101208331 gene encoding UDP-glycosyltransferase 79B6, with translation MVKGKETQNLHILMFPWFATGHITPFLHISNHLASKNHRITFLLPNNPSSLFSSLNLYPDLISFHFLSLPSVPGLPPSAHSASDIPLSLTPLLASALDLTRPQVDRIIHSLRPDFVFFDFAHWIPDITAPLQIRSICFTVVSAASVAVTVFPGRRVSLDHPLTDEDFREPPVGYPSSTVVFHGSRESRSLLFLSMPFGQGITFHERFMTSYKKSDAIAMRTCQEIEGDFCDFLSNQFQKKILLTGPLMAAPSSKIKATTLDKEWEKWLGQFQQKTVIFCAFGSQVILEKQQLEELVLGIEQTGLPFLVALKPPMGYDSMEEALPKGFEERVKERGIVYGGWVQQPLILNHSSIGCFVSHCGFGSMWESLMSDAQIVLIPTLGDQILNTRLLAQELKVGVEVKREEDGSFTRQSVRQAIELVMVDDKNNNRSGVGEIVKKNHAKWKDLLTKPGFLETYIDNFVKKLQEPWSS, from the exons ATGGTAAAGGGCAAGGAAACCCAAAATCTCCACATTCTAATGTTCCCATGGTTTGCAACTGGCCACATTACTCCATTCCTCCACATCTCCAACCACCTCGCTTCCAAAAACCATCGAATCACTTTCCTTTTACCCAATAACCCTTCCtcccttttctcttctctcaatCTCTACCCTGATCTCATCTCCTTCCATTTCTTATCTCTTCCCTCCGTCCCCGGCCTCCCTCCCTCCGCCCATTCCGCCTCCGAtatccctctctctctcactcctCTTCTTGCCTCTGCCTTGGATCTCACTCGTCCTCAGGTCGATCGCATTATCCACTCCCTCCGTCCCGATTTCGTCTTCTTCGATTTTGCCCATTGGATACCCGATATCACCGCTCCCTTGCAAATCAGATCCATTTGTTTTACTGTTGTCAGTGCCGCTTCTGTTGCTGTTACTGTGTTCCCTGGTCGAAGGGTGAGCCTTGATCACCCCTTGACGGACGAGGATTTCCGAGAGCCGCCGGTTGGGTACCCTTCTTCCACCGTTGTTTTTCATGGCTCTCGTGAATCTCGCTCCCTCCTCTTCTTGTCCATGCCTTTTGGCCAAg GCATAACCTTTCATGAGCGATTTATGACGTCTTACAAAAAAAGTGATGCCATAGCTATGAGAACATGCCAAGAAATCGAAGGGGATTTCTGTGACTTCTTATCAAACCAATTCCAAAAGAAGATTTTATTAACAGGACCACTAATGGCAGCGCCTTCGTCAAAGATCAAAGCAACCACTTTAGACAAGGAGTGGGAGAAATGGCTAGGCCaattccaacaaaaaacaGTGATCTTTTGTGCATTTGGAAGCCAAGTGATCCTAGAAAAACAACAACTAGAAGAACTTGTATTGGGAATTGAACAAACAGGGCTACCATTTTTGGTAGCTCTAAAGCCTCCAATGGGGTATGATTCAATGGAAGAGGCATTGCCAAAGGGTTTTGAAGAAAGGGTTAAAGAAAGAGGTATTGTTTATGGAGGTTGGGTTCAACAACCATTGATTCTAAATCATTCATCAATTGGTTGTTTCGTGAGCCATTGTGGGTTTGGTTCAATGTGGGAATCATTAATGAGCGATGCTCAAATTGTATTGATTCCAACACTTGGGGACCAAATATTGAACACTAGGCTTTTGGCTCAAGAACTCAAGGTGGGAGTGGAAGTCAAGAGGGAAGAAGATGGAAGTTTTACAAGGCAAAGTGTGAGACAGGCCATTGAATTAGTAATGGTGGAtgataagaataataatagaagTGGGGTTGGTGAAATAGTTAAGAAAAACCATGCAAAATGGAAGGACTTATTGACAAAACCAGGTTTCTTGGAAACTTATATTGACAATTTTGTTAAGAAATTGCAAGAGCCTTGGAGCAGCTAG
- the LOC101221005 gene encoding uncharacterized protein LOC101221005, with translation MAFSEEILMATPVPSYPFPHFSPSLSSLFGQTPPISMDPINPSLHQSSPSTDEALDLLELFWFFDNLLLRRNPKMLISRSDPCLSKLPHQVFVETPPTNLCSSPLDAALSLHNNGGAVRRNLLRTPSLPSRMYRGQGIPEERNDSRPLLEHCVLVETPVHNVCSSSLDMDVSTANLLRTPSLPPRVDQEEGNGSGPLSEHGVFAEPPADHACLSTLDMPFSPGNSGDKRRSLRRMPSLPSRVEREQGIQEKGNGSKPLIEHALLQKPAKPPSVERKEEGIRSKESGSTRRSKSARKPPQSNLLRTPSLPPCIGREREFGEREAAARIRNSIQPNLSEFFPTRQEFLEKKFSLPMCRIPTSSDEMWHQFLIQMRKRRSQSELESEELQGFKDLGFTFDKKDINPTVVDIIPGLREKKEEELESERTRRPYLSEAWMLQTHLLPPIPKWDNRKSAEDMKQQIKFWARAVASNVHLPKTKWNWIGVQMNLTLSEKVVALKTGPNDPLAFIKRKREKGTFWQSEEKFFFFSYPISQLCRHSKAINPPKPHKPYPLSSIKHPQMWHTQNLLSSNFPLFTLSPPTYNHKLFLSPPTTLSSLHRPITFHSVSPLTNHRCFCLPQFTDLADATFLDDNGPVELPPTIFATTDDPSSLQVATSVLLTGAISVFLFRSLRRRAKRVKELKFRSGGVKKSLKEEAMDSLKAISTGPIESKSTPSPIQAFLGAIAAGVIALILYKFTTTIEASLNRQTVSDNFSVRQLTITIRTIVNGLCYLATFVFGINAIGLFLYSGQLAMNSVMEEGSKDTEPKAKSDEQVSPPTSTAETTLDSTESSNSKDDQSSSNL, from the exons ATGGCGTTTTCAGAAGAAATCTTGATGGCCACTCCAGTTCCCAGCTACCCATTTCCTCAtttttctccctctctttcttccctttttgGTCAAACCCCACCAATATCCATGGACCCTATCAATCCCTCTCTTCATCAATCTTCTCCTTCGACCGATGAAGCTTTGGATCTTTTAGAGCTTTTTTGGTTCTTTGACAATCTTCTTCTTAGGAGGAACCCCAAGATGTTGATCTCCCGCTCTGATCCTTGTCTTTCTAAGCTTCCCCACCAGGTCTTTGTTGAAACTCCTCCTACTAATCTCTGCTCATCTCCTTTGGATGCTGCTCTTTCCCTCCACAATAATGGTGGTGCTGTACGTCGGAATCTGCTTCGAACGCCGTCCTTACCATCCCGTATGTATCGTGGACAGGGAATTCCAGAGGAACGAAATGATTCTAGGCCATTGCTCGAGCATTGTGTGCTTGTTGAAACTCCTGTTCATAATGTTTGCTCATCTTCTTTGGATATGGATGTTTCGACTGCGAATCTCCTCCGAACACCATCGTTACCGCCCCGTGTGGACCAAGAGGAAGGAAATGGCTCTGGGCCATTATCTGAGCATGGTGTGTTTGCAGAACCTCCTGCTGATCATGCCTGCTTGTCTACTTTGGATATGCCTTTTTCACCGGGAAATAGTGGAGATAAACGTCGGAGTCTTCGCCGAATGCCATCATTACCATCCCGTGTGGAACGAGAACAAGGCATTCAAGAGAAAGGGAATGGTTCCAAGCCATTAATAGAGCATGCCTTGCTTCAAAAACCGGCCAAACCACCTTCTGTTGAgaggaaagaagaaggaattCGCAGCAAAGAAAGTGGCAGCACTCGGAGGAGCAAATCGGCGAGGAAACCACCGCAGAGTAATCTGCTGAGAACACCATCCTTGCCACCATGTATAGGGAGGGAAAGGGAATTTGGAGAAAGGGAAGCTGCTGCTAGAATCAGAAACTCTATTCAACCAAACCTTTCTGAATTCTTTCCCACCAGACAAGAG TTTCTTGAAAAGAAGTTCAGCCTCCCAATGTGTCGAATCCCGACAAGCAGTGACGAAATGTGGCACCAATTTCTCATCCAAATGAGGAAGAGAAGGAGCCAAAGTGAATTAGAATCAGAAGAACTGCAAGGTTTCAAGGACTTAGGATTCACATTTGacaaaaaagatataaacCCAACAGTGGTTGACATAATTCCAGGgttaagagagaaaaaagaggaagaattGGAGAGTGAAAGAACTAGAAGGCCTTATCTTTCTGAAGCTTGGATGCTCCAAACTCATCTCCTTCCTCCAATTCCAAAATGGGACAATAGAAAATCAGCAGAAGACATGAAACAACAAATCAAGTTTTGGGCTAGAGCTGTTGCTTCTAATGTGCAC CTACCCAAGACTAAATGGAATTGGATTGGAGTCCAAATGAATCTCACTTTATCGGAGAAA GTTGTTGCATTGAAGACTGGGCCAAATGATCCTCTTGcattcataaaaagaaaaagggaaaagg GAACATTTTGGCAAAGTGAAGAAaagttcttcttcttctcctatcCCATCTCCCAACTTTGCAGACATAGCAAAGCAATCAATCCACCAAAACCCCATAAGCCATATCCATTATCATCCATTAAACATCCTCAAATGTGGCACACCCAGAACCTTCTCTCCTCCAATTTCCCTCTTTTCACACTCTCTCCTCCAACCTACAATCACaaactctttctctctcctccaACAACCCTCTCATCTCTTCATAGACCCATCACCTTCCACTCTGTTTCTCCACTCACAAACCACCGTTGTTTTTGTTTACCCCAATTCACTGACCTTGCAGATGCCACTTTTCTTGATGATAATGGCCCAGTTGAACTCCCACCCACCATTTTTGCAACCACTGATGACCCTTCTTCTCTTCAAGTTGCTACCAGTGTTCTTCTTACAGGGGCCATCTCTGTCTTCCTCTTTCGTTCCCTCCGCCGCCGTGCTAAGCGGGTCAAAGAGCTG aaatttaggTCTGGTGGAGTAAAAAAGTCTCTGAAGGAGGAAGCAATGGACAGTTTGAAAGCAATTAGTACAGGTCCAATTGAATCGAAGTCAACACCTTCACCTATACAAGCATTCTTGGGAGCAATAGCAGCTGGTGTTATTGCACTAATCTTATATAAATTCACCACTACCATTGAAGCTTCTCTGAACAGACAGACGGTGTCTGATAACTTCTCG GTTCGACAACTGACAATAACGATAAG AACTATCGTGAACGGACTATGCTACCTTGCAACATTTGTTTTCGGAATTAATGCAATTGGTTTATTCCTTTACTCTGGTCAGTTGGCCATGAATTCTGTTATGGAAGAAGGTTCCAAAGACACAGAACCTAAAGCTAAAAGTGATGAGCAAGTTAGCCCGCCAACTTCAACAGCTGAAACGACCCTCGATAGCACCGAATCAAGCAACAGCAAGGATGATCAAAGTTCAAGTAATTTGTAG
- the LOC101220770 gene encoding glutamic acid-rich protein codes for MDSDPHFRTTSTNSTSSTATPSSELFICFTSRFSSSSSSSMKISSKSILSPGRPREPSQISLSTSLSRRLKSSGSLKGGQASPMFPTGRKKRGCAFDNPEPSSPKVTCIGQVRVKTKKQGKKMRARSQKRRTNSEASFRRSESLVQSSQGNGSDQQFSSHHNHHLLRQNSNSNAGNGFQQECLSHRNQRWVHLPFTICEALRAFGAELNCFLPCHSSCSGNRENNKESKPAERSSESESSCGTVFARWLVAVQDGDGKGREIELVVGDEETRTEKENGSQRRHVFEGLDFKDKNEAVEEEESRISICIPPKNALLLMRCRSDPVKMAELAKRFCEPPAPKVDEEDEEGEDEDNEAKKRQNEVKRDVSVPVSSIVTVNKEEEEVKEEEDERKVEQLIVKLENEEEMNEECVSDADKEKEEANLVLQEEEREEEEDNEEETIEMATENEIDEQKDITVVNQLNQEQALEEKEEDKTDQVNQQETMAIPIPLLIQTHCEPEMAQDVEKLESVEKEEPKLSHESEQDQKTEEDENLREDKEEEEEEEGENGENGETTTSPSLSVETEPVSDETETEVDVNREEEEEEEEEKTTDEGIGPDDENDVLVGPEEEDQSKEGETPPPEPESEPKPERKTQTETSVLPDCLLLMMYEPKLSMEVSKETWVCSADFIRCVPTREKKAIGKDPPPPPPPKKRETKPTDTTQTAVVQPARWSCSFPAAAAAAAMIEQKLVRAKGYEPFVLTRCKSEPMRSSAKLAPDACCWKDRKLEPHRPATFGVGAAEVGF; via the coding sequence ATGGATTCTGACCCCCATTTTCGTACCACAAGCACCAACAGTACCAGTTCCACCGCCACCCCCTCCAGCGAGCTCTTCATTTGCTTCACTTCTCgcttctcctcttcttcttcttcctccatgAAGATCTCTTCCAAGTCCATTCTCAGTCCTGGCCGTCCCCGTGAACCCTCCCAAATCTCCCTCTCTACTTCCCTCAGTCGCCGTCTCAAATCCAGCGGTAGTCTCAAGGGTGGTCAAGCCTCCCCCATGTTTCCCACTGGCAGGAAGAAGCGTGGCTGTGCTTTTGATAATCCCGAACCCTCTTCGCCCAAGGTTACTTGTATTGGTCAGGTTAGGGTTAAGACGAAGAAGCAGGGGAAGAAGATGAGGGCTAGATCGCAGAAACGGAGGACTAATTCGGAGGCCAGTTTTCGGAGATCGGAGAGTCTTGTTCAATCGTCGCAGGGTAATGGTAGTGACCAGCAATTCTCGTCGCATCATAATCACCATCTTCTTCGTCAGAACAGTAATAGTAATGCTGGAAATGGTTTCCAGCAGGAATGCTTATCGCATCGGAACCAGCGGTGGGTGCATTTGCCGTTTACGATTTGTgaggcgcttagggcttttggTGCTGAACTCAACTGCTTCTTGCCGTGCCATTCGTCTTGTTCTGGTAACAGGGAGAATAATAAGGAATCGAAGCCGGCAGAGAGGTCGTCGGAGAGTGAGAGTTCTTGTGGGACGGTGTTTGCGCGGTGGTTGGTGGCGGTGCAGGATGGAGACGGGAAGGGGAGAGAGATCGAGCTGGTGGTTGGAGATGAAGAAACTCGAACGGAGAAGGAAAATGGAAGCCAGAGACGGCATGTTTTTGAGGGATTAGACTTCAAAGATAAGAATGAGGCTGTGGAGGAGGAGGAATCTAGGATCAGCATTTGCATTCCTCCGAAGAATGCTTTATTGCTAATGAGATGTAGATCTGATCCGGTGAAAATGGCGGAGCTGGCGAAACGATTCTGTGAACCTCCTGCGCCGAAAGTGGATGAAGAAGACgaggaaggagaagatgaagacaATGAAGCAAAAAAGAGACAAAATGAAGTGAAAAGAGATGTATCTGTGCCTGTGTCTTCCATTGTTACTGTAAataaggaagaggaagaagtaaaggaagaggaagatgaaagaaaagtgGAGCAGCTCATTGTGAAGCTTGAAAACGAGGAAGAAATGAATGAAGAATGTGTTTCTGATGCagataaagaaaaggaagaagctAATTTGGTTTTACAGGAAGAAGaacgagaagaagaagaagacaatgAAGAAGAGACCATAGAAATGGCCACAGAAAACGAAATCGATGAGCAAAAAGATATTACTGTTGTAAATCAGCTTAATCAAGAACAAgcattggaagaaaaagaagaggataAAACCGATCAAGTTAATCAGCAAGAAACAATGGCGATTCCAATTCCGCTTCTGATTCAGACCCACTGTGAACCCGAAATGGCTCAAGATGTAGAGAAGCTGGAATCTGTCGAAAAAGAGGAACCCAAGCTATCCCATGAAAGCGAACAAGACCAGAAAACAGAAGAAGACGAAAACCTTAGAGAAgataaggaagaagaagaagaggaagaaggcGAAAACGGCGAAAACGGCGAAACCACCACTTCACCATCATTATCAGTAGAGACAGAACCAGTTTCAGACGAAACCGAAACTGAAGTTGATGTGAatagggaagaagaagaagaagaagaagaagagaaaacgACGGATGAAGGAATCGGACCCGATGACGAAAACGACGTATTAGTGGGTCCAGAGGAGGAGGACCAGTCCAAGGAGGGAGAAACTCCGCCGCCGGAGCCGGAATCAGAACCGAAACCGGagagaaaaacacaaacagaAACATCCGTTCTCCCAGATTGCTTGCTGTTAATGATGTACGAGCCAAAGCTATCAATGGAGGTATCGAAGGAGACATGGGTTTGCAGCGCAGACTTCATAAGATGCGTTCCGACCAGGGAGAAGAAGGCGATCGGCAAAGACCCACCGCCGCCTCCGCCACCGAAGAAACGAGAAACGAAGCCGACGGACACTACGCAGACAGCGGTTGTTCAGCCAGCGAGATGGTCGTGTTCGTTTCCAGCGGCAGCGGCAGCGGCGGCGATGATAGAACAGAAGCTAGTAAGAGCCAAGGGTTACGAGCCGTTTGTTCTTACTAGATGCAAGTCGGAGCCGATGAGATCTTCGGCTAAGCTGGCGCCAGATGCTTGCTGTTGGAAGGATCGCAAGCTCGAGCCACACCGTCCGGCTACCTTCGGCGTCGGCGCGGCTGAAGTTGGATTTTGA
- the LOC101207846 gene encoding reticulon-4-interacting protein 1, mitochondrial — MPALLPSPTSKFRLRSPFLISGFRTLVTTCRAVLLPHFGGPEVLQLRSDVPVPILKPHEVLVRSCAVSINPLDTRMRSGYGRSIFEPLLPVILGRDISGEVAAVGSSVRSVSVGDEVFGALHPTAVRGTYADYAILSEEELSAKPVSFSHVEASAIPFAALTAWRALKSTARITEGQRVLVIGGGGAVGYAAVQLSVASGCHVATTCGSQSIEKLLAAGAEQAVDYTTEGIEFKIKGKFDAVLDTIGVPDTERIGIHLLNRGGHYMTLQGEAASLTDRYGVVLGLPFSTGVLLQKQLKYRFSHGIEYWWTYMRADSEGLEEIRRLCEAEKLKIPVEKTFPITQVREAHDAKDKNLIPGKVVLEFD; from the exons atgcCGGCTCTACTGCCATCTCCCACCTCCAAGTTCCGACTTCGATCCCCTTTTCTAATTTCTGGGTTTAGAACTCTCGTCACCACTTGCAGAGCCGTCCTTTTGCCTCACTTTGGTGGTCCGGAGGTTCTCCAACTCCGCTCCGACGTTCCCGTCCCTATTCTCAAGCCTCATGAAGTTCTTGTCCGTTCCTGCGCTGTTTCCATCAACCCACTTGATACCCGA ATGCGATCGGGTTATGGTCGTTCAATCTTTGAACCACTTTTACCGGTCATTTTGGGCCGTGATATCAGTGGTGAAGTTGCGGCTGTTGGTTCTTCGGTTCGTTCAGTAAGTGTTGGAGATGAAGTTTTTGGTGCTTTGCATCCAACTGCTGTGAGGGGTACTTATGCTGATTATGCAATTCTTTCAGAAGAGGAATTAAGTGCTAAACCGGTGTCATTTTCACATGTG GAAGCAAGTGCCATTCCTTTTGCTGCACTGACTGCATGGCGGGCTCTAAAAAGTACTGCTAGAATCACAGAGGG GCAACGGGTTTTAGTAATTGGCGGTGGAGGAGCTGTAGGTTATGCCGCGGTTCAGCTTTCAGTTGCTTCAGGCTGCCATGTTGCAACTACTTGTGGAAGTCAAAGTATAGAAAAATTACTAGCAGCAGGTGCTGAGCAAGCAGTTGACTATACGACTGAG GgcattgaattcaaaataaaggGGAAATTTGACGCCGTATTGGATACAATTGGCGTGCCAGATACAGAAAGGATTGGTATTCATCTTCTGAATAGAGGTGGACACTATATGACACTTCAG GGCGAGGCTGCATCATTGACTGATAGATATGGGGTAGTTCTCGGGCTTCCTTTTTCTACGGGTGTCTTGTTGCAGAAACAGCTCAAGTATAGGTTCTCTCATGGAATTG AATATTGGTGGACATACATGAGGGCGGATTCCGAAGGTTTAGAAGAGATCAGGAGGCTGTGTGAAGCTGAAAAGCTGAAGATACCGGTCGAGAAAACGTTTCCTATCACCCAAGTAAGGGAGGCTCATGATGCAAAGGACAAAAACCTCATTCCTGGTAAAGTTGTGCTAGAGTTTGATTGA